From Streptomyces sp. NBC_00237, a single genomic window includes:
- a CDS encoding carbohydrate-binding module family 14 protein — protein MAALFSRTVACAVLVWAGMAVPVAASPVTAAPAPFTCTTEGYHGDPDDPQKYHRCVDFGDGALRQFDLDCGEGMVWDDSLTTCNYAFVVEPEAVNG, from the coding sequence ATGGCAGCACTGTTCTCTCGTACCGTTGCCTGCGCCGTGCTCGTATGGGCAGGCATGGCCGTGCCGGTGGCGGCAAGCCCGGTCACTGCGGCACCTGCCCCGTTCACGTGCACGACCGAGGGATACCACGGCGACCCCGACGACCCGCAGAAGTACCACCGCTGCGTCGACTTCGGCGACGGCGCACTGAGACAGTTCGACCTCGACTGCGGTGAGGGAATGGTCTGGGACGACTCGCTCACCACCTGCAACTACGCCTTCGTCGTAGAACCCGAGGCAGTGAACGGATGA
- the uppS gene encoding polyprenyl diphosphate synthase produces the protein MTEPSVLAASARPGVPAHVALVLDGNRRWAAQHGLSVNEGHRTGIDKIPDVLQWCEEEGVLMVTQWILSVRNLQRSPEELAGLYQTFTSLCTRLAEAQRWRVRVIGALELLPAPVAEAFEDVQRRTEQVQGVEATLAVAYDGRREIVSAARSLARKYRDRWPQEPAGDLSWWEGEFASHLGTAGLADPDLVIHTSGEQRLSGYLTWQTTQSELYFCERLWPDFTREDLREALDSYASRHRRLGL, from the coding sequence ATGACCGAACCGTCCGTACTCGCCGCTTCTGCGCGCCCGGGAGTGCCCGCGCATGTCGCGCTCGTTCTCGACGGCAACCGGCGCTGGGCCGCCCAGCACGGTCTCAGCGTGAACGAGGGGCACCGCACCGGCATCGACAAGATCCCTGATGTCCTGCAGTGGTGCGAGGAAGAAGGGGTCCTCATGGTGACGCAGTGGATCCTGTCCGTCAGGAACCTGCAGCGCAGCCCCGAGGAACTCGCCGGTCTCTACCAAACTTTCACCAGCCTGTGCACGCGTCTGGCCGAGGCGCAGCGATGGCGGGTCCGGGTGATCGGGGCCCTGGAGCTGCTGCCCGCCCCTGTCGCGGAGGCGTTCGAGGACGTACAGCGGCGCACCGAGCAGGTACAGGGGGTGGAGGCCACCCTCGCTGTCGCCTACGACGGCCGGCGGGAGATCGTCAGCGCGGCCCGGTCGCTGGCAAGGAAGTACCGCGACCGGTGGCCGCAGGAGCCGGCCGGGGATCTGTCCTGGTGGGAGGGGGAGTTCGCGTCCCATCTGGGCACGGCGGGGCTGGCGGACCCGGACCTGGTGATCCACACCTCGGGCGAGCAGCGCCTGTCGGGGTATCTGACCTGGCAGACCACGCAGTCGGAGCTGTACTTCTGCGAGCGGCTGTGGCCCGACTTCACCCGGGAAGACCTGCGTGAGGCGCTGGACAGTTACGCCTCGCGGCACCGGCGGCTGGGACTGTAG
- a CDS encoding helix-turn-helix domain-containing protein, which produces MPRSSNDGVPCEYVAEGAWPYAVLTEDAPAGAHYGQAIARNLERALTATGQSLRSLAEVTGITHSTISRVRSGKVMPDIGTLARLEVALGFPLWPGPDVMPVKPPAA; this is translated from the coding sequence ATGCCCCGGAGCAGTAACGACGGCGTGCCGTGTGAATACGTCGCAGAAGGCGCCTGGCCGTATGCCGTCCTCACGGAAGACGCCCCTGCGGGCGCCCACTACGGACAGGCCATCGCCCGCAACCTCGAACGCGCTCTGACTGCCACCGGCCAGAGCCTGCGCTCCCTCGCCGAAGTCACCGGCATTACCCACTCCACCATCAGCCGGGTCCGCAGCGGCAAGGTCATGCCCGACATCGGCACGCTGGCCCGCCTCGAAGTCGCCCTCGGCTTCCCGCTCTGGCCCGGCCCCGACGTCATGCCCGTCAAACCCCCCGCTGCGTAA
- a CDS encoding stealth conserved region 3 domain-containing protein has product MKITFLLTWGDEMGGTELAVYTQAAHLAPRHEVEVLSVVKTREEPFFPAGRDVPRRYLVDRTGPYARPVRDHDLDEKTCRTLASLPSELIKPSWEPTFDRLTDIELTRALGSLDSDVVISTSPALMAAVAELVPSRVITVNQEHRASQQRGADVEPLLALACRIDALVALTDRTKDWFADSLGRSAPELHAIPNAVPDGFRPRSDLGNKTIVMAARLMAGKQVDHAIEAFAQIADEHPGWKLRILGDGPHEVRLRRLIEGLALHDRVELLGRSANMEQEWAAAGLAVQSSRSEAFPLVLLEMFAAGVPVVSYDVVTGPAEIIRHGVDGLLVPSGDKDALAVAMSKLMADDEMRRAYGQAAREGVYERFSSHRVTALWEDLFSRLVARRDDPRRLAERADRTAHRIAAGGSRSFTPAAPVSMLAGSADEQKAREVLLQAQDRTGKLVRSAGRLAEVRDDVLAPRMAAWNLELAADALTAHQVPYVLLRDDSSSHRIAVELERRTDALDALATALHGKPVYAELVGPSGTAPGAVLAERLREVGEPAGVRIFKPVASESRSLRYGPAFGCTVEFWSLTDEDDELPGWRTAPRGTTLLGPRLPHLTPDATLRVADRDHPTLAAFTEKLMWEVDFPIDVVYTWVDDSDEAWRARRDSAKRAAGLLPDETGNASDSPEADADAGAGANADADAGDVRFRNRDELRYSLRSLAMYAPWVRTIYLVTDDQTPAWLNTEHPGVKVVPHREIFADPTALPTFNSHAIESQLHRIEGLSEHFLYFNDDVFLGRPVTPRDFFASNGQALFFRSPTAIPPTPSSPTDEGYFGAAKNNRNLLHSAFGRTATHGFLHTPHPLRRSVLAELTDRFPAETAATARSRFRAPTDLSVAASLHHHYGYLTGTSAPATISCTMVNAGSYDHHTRLSRLLSARSHTIFCIGESPTAEVPPEEQDRVVRAFLGAYFPVPSPFERAPSSIR; this is encoded by the coding sequence ATGAAGATCACGTTCCTGCTCACCTGGGGCGACGAGATGGGCGGCACCGAGCTGGCCGTCTACACCCAGGCCGCCCACCTCGCACCCCGCCACGAGGTCGAGGTCCTCAGCGTCGTCAAAACCCGGGAGGAACCTTTCTTCCCCGCCGGCCGGGACGTCCCCCGCCGCTATCTCGTCGACCGCACGGGCCCGTACGCCCGCCCGGTCCGCGACCACGACCTCGACGAGAAGACCTGCCGCACCCTGGCCTCCCTCCCCAGCGAGCTGATCAAGCCCTCCTGGGAGCCCACCTTCGACCGGCTCACCGACATCGAGCTGACCCGTGCGCTCGGCTCCCTCGACAGCGACGTCGTCATCAGCACCTCCCCCGCCCTGATGGCGGCGGTCGCCGAGCTGGTGCCCTCCCGGGTCATCACGGTCAACCAGGAGCACCGCGCCTCCCAGCAGCGCGGCGCCGACGTCGAACCGCTCCTCGCGCTGGCCTGCCGCATCGACGCCCTGGTCGCGCTGACCGACCGTACGAAGGACTGGTTCGCCGACTCCCTCGGCCGCTCCGCCCCCGAACTGCACGCCATCCCCAACGCCGTGCCGGACGGCTTCCGCCCCCGTTCCGACCTCGGTAACAAGACCATCGTCATGGCGGCACGCCTGATGGCGGGCAAGCAGGTCGACCACGCCATCGAGGCGTTCGCCCAGATCGCCGACGAGCACCCCGGCTGGAAGCTGCGCATCCTGGGCGACGGCCCGCACGAGGTGCGGCTGCGCCGCCTCATCGAGGGCCTCGCCCTGCACGACCGGGTCGAACTCCTGGGCCGCAGCGCCAACATGGAGCAGGAGTGGGCCGCCGCCGGCCTCGCCGTCCAGTCCTCCCGCAGCGAGGCGTTCCCGCTGGTCCTCCTCGAAATGTTCGCCGCGGGCGTCCCCGTCGTCTCGTACGACGTCGTGACGGGACCCGCCGAGATCATCCGCCACGGCGTGGACGGCCTGCTCGTCCCCTCCGGCGACAAGGACGCCCTCGCCGTCGCGATGTCGAAGCTGATGGCCGACGACGAGATGCGCCGCGCGTACGGCCAGGCAGCCCGCGAGGGCGTCTACGAACGCTTCAGCTCCCACCGCGTCACGGCTCTCTGGGAAGACCTCTTCAGCCGCCTCGTGGCCCGCCGCGACGACCCCCGCCGCCTCGCCGAACGCGCCGACCGCACCGCGCACCGCATCGCCGCGGGCGGCAGCCGCAGCTTCACCCCGGCCGCCCCCGTCTCGATGCTCGCGGGCTCCGCCGACGAACAGAAGGCCCGCGAGGTACTCCTCCAGGCCCAGGACCGCACGGGCAAGCTCGTCCGCTCGGCGGGCCGCCTCGCCGAGGTCCGCGACGACGTCCTGGCCCCCCGGATGGCCGCCTGGAACCTCGAACTCGCCGCCGACGCCCTCACCGCCCACCAGGTGCCGTACGTCCTCCTGCGCGACGACTCCAGCTCCCACCGCATCGCCGTCGAGCTGGAACGCCGTACGGACGCCCTGGACGCCCTCGCCACCGCCCTGCACGGCAAGCCGGTCTACGCCGAACTGGTCGGCCCCAGCGGCACGGCCCCCGGCGCGGTGCTCGCGGAGCGCCTGCGCGAGGTCGGCGAGCCCGCGGGCGTACGGATCTTCAAGCCGGTCGCCAGCGAAAGCCGCTCGCTCCGCTACGGTCCCGCCTTCGGCTGCACCGTCGAGTTCTGGTCCCTCACCGACGAGGACGACGAACTCCCCGGCTGGCGCACGGCCCCCCGGGGCACCACCCTGCTGGGCCCCCGCCTCCCCCACCTCACCCCGGACGCGACCCTGCGCGTCGCCGACCGCGACCACCCCACCCTCGCGGCCTTCACCGAAAAACTCATGTGGGAAGTCGACTTCCCCATCGACGTCGTCTACACCTGGGTCGACGACTCCGACGAAGCCTGGCGCGCCCGCCGCGACTCCGCCAAACGCGCCGCGGGCCTCCTCCCGGACGAAACCGGGAACGCCTCTGACTCCCCCGAAGCCGACGCCGACGCGGGCGCGGGTGCCAACGCCGACGCTGACGCGGGTGACGTCCGCTTCCGCAACCGCGACGAACTCCGCTACTCCCTGCGCTCCCTCGCGATGTACGCCCCCTGGGTACGCACGATCTACCTGGTCACCGACGACCAGACCCCGGCCTGGCTGAACACCGAGCACCCGGGCGTCAAGGTCGTCCCCCACCGCGAGATCTTCGCCGACCCCACGGCCCTCCCCACCTTCAACTCCCATGCCATCGAGAGCCAGCTCCACCGCATCGAGGGCCTCTCCGAACACTTCCTCTACTTCAACGACGACGTCTTCCTGGGCCGCCCGGTCACCCCCCGCGACTTCTTCGCCAGCAACGGCCAGGCCCTCTTCTTCCGCTCCCCCACCGCCATCCCGCCCACCCCCTCCTCCCCCACCGACGAGGGCTACTTCGGCGCGGCGAAGAACAACCGCAACCTCCTCCACAGCGCCTTCGGCCGCACCGCCACCCACGGCTTCCTGCACACCCCGCACCCCCTGCGCCGCAGCGTCCTGGCGGAACTCACCGACCGCTTCCCCGCCGAAACCGCCGCCACCGCCCGCAGCCGCTTCCGCGCCCCCACGGACCTCTCCGTCGCGGCCTCCCTGCACCACCACTACGGCTACCTCACGGGCACCTCCGCCCCCGCCACGATCTCCTGCACCATGGTCAACGCGGGCTCCTACGATCACCACACCCGCCTCAGCCGCCTTCTCTCCGCCCGCAGCCACACCATCTTCTGCATCGGCGAATCCCCGACGGCCGAGGTCCCGCCCGAAGAACAGGACCGCGTGGTCCGCGCCTTCCTCGGCGCCTACTTCCCCGTCCCCTCCCCCTTCGAGCGAGCCCCCTCCTCCATCCGCTAA
- a CDS encoding stealth family protein, giving the protein MRLRRAIAGRYSPEMRRGIKKAVSAATVVQSVRQARNARLGAQYRPVIASSGGSVVAVEGRPRIAFTEERLSPQAARRANLAAVTAALEGADIDYFCVRGCATGSQGGQGGQGGTTTVAVSAVDRGRALEALQELCRNLPGYFGAHGGEDSPRVAPAYRGAGWRRYEQAASVHLFWYRTDATRRLVLGPESGCEIEFWTRETDDRLTAPRRNAVTESVPVVAEAVQVPVATFTAPHGTRDASPVRVRTREEFVTVLPDDVTFPVDVVYTWVDGSDPAWLERRASVSGSSYHEEAANAARYADHEELRYSLRSLEMYAPWVRTIHLVTDDQTPDWLDTSQPGLNVVSHREIFADPSALPTFNSHAIESQLHHIEGLAEHFLYFNDDVFLGNEATPKDFFLSNGLTKFFPSPALVPLGPPCPDDVPVSIAGKNNRALIEERFGTTPVGKMRHVPHALSRSVLAEIETEFAVQHRETAAQRFRSSSDIAIPSSLYHYYAFHTRRALPSEIEYVYIDVSKPNAANRLDRLLLDRDKSAFCLNDTLSTEADLARSNALLRPFLESYFPVPGRYELPSS; this is encoded by the coding sequence ATGCGGCTGCGCAGGGCGATAGCAGGGCGGTACTCGCCCGAGATGCGCCGCGGCATCAAGAAGGCCGTCAGCGCGGCCACCGTCGTGCAGAGCGTCCGGCAGGCCCGCAACGCCCGCCTCGGTGCCCAGTACCGTCCCGTGATCGCCTCCTCCGGCGGCTCCGTCGTCGCCGTGGAGGGGCGCCCGCGCATCGCCTTCACCGAGGAGCGGCTCTCCCCGCAGGCGGCCCGCAGAGCCAACCTCGCGGCGGTCACGGCCGCCCTGGAGGGCGCGGACATCGACTACTTCTGCGTACGGGGCTGCGCGACGGGCAGTCAGGGCGGCCAGGGCGGTCAGGGCGGCACCACCACGGTCGCCGTCTCCGCGGTCGACCGGGGCCGCGCCCTGGAAGCCCTCCAGGAGCTGTGCCGCAACCTCCCCGGCTACTTCGGGGCGCACGGCGGAGAGGACAGTCCGCGCGTCGCCCCCGCCTACCGGGGCGCGGGCTGGCGGCGCTACGAGCAGGCCGCCTCCGTGCACCTGTTCTGGTACCGCACCGACGCCACCCGCCGCCTCGTGCTCGGTCCTGAGAGCGGATGCGAGATCGAGTTCTGGACGCGCGAGACGGACGACCGGCTGACCGCCCCCCGGCGCAACGCCGTCACCGAGTCGGTGCCCGTCGTGGCCGAAGCGGTCCAGGTGCCCGTCGCGACCTTCACCGCACCCCACGGGACGCGCGACGCGTCGCCCGTGAGGGTGCGCACCCGTGAGGAGTTCGTCACCGTCCTCCCCGACGACGTCACCTTCCCCGTCGACGTCGTCTACACCTGGGTGGACGGCTCCGACCCGGCCTGGCTGGAACGCCGGGCCTCGGTCTCCGGCAGCTCGTACCACGAGGAGGCCGCCAACGCCGCCCGGTACGCCGACCACGAGGAACTGCGCTACTCCCTGCGCTCGCTGGAGATGTACGCCCCCTGGGTGCGCACCATCCACCTGGTCACCGACGACCAGACGCCGGACTGGCTGGACACCTCGCAGCCGGGCCTCAACGTCGTCAGCCACCGCGAGATCTTCGCCGACCCCTCCGCGCTCCCGACGTTCAACTCGCACGCCATCGAGAGCCAGTTGCACCACATCGAGGGGCTCGCCGAGCACTTCCTCTACTTCAACGACGACGTCTTTCTGGGCAACGAGGCGACTCCCAAGGACTTCTTCCTCTCCAACGGGCTCACCAAGTTCTTCCCGTCGCCTGCGCTGGTGCCCCTCGGGCCGCCCTGTCCGGACGACGTCCCCGTCTCCATCGCGGGCAAGAACAACCGCGCCCTCATAGAGGAGCGCTTCGGCACCACCCCGGTCGGCAAGATGCGGCACGTCCCGCACGCACTGTCGCGCAGCGTCCTCGCGGAGATCGAGACGGAGTTCGCCGTACAGCACCGGGAGACCGCCGCACAGCGCTTCCGCAGCAGCAGCGACATCGCCATCCCGTCGTCGCTGTACCACTACTACGCGTTCCACACCCGGCGCGCGCTGCCCAGCGAGATCGAGTACGTGTACATCGACGTGTCCAAGCCGAACGCGGCCAACCGCCTGGACCGGCTGCTCCTGGACCGCGACAAGAGCGCGTTCTGCCTCAACGACACGCTGTCCACGGAGGCGGACCTGGCGCGCAGCAACGCCCTGCTGCGGCCGTTCCTGGAGAGCTACTTCCCAGTGCCGGGCCGGTACGAGCTGCCGTCGAGCTGA
- a CDS encoding PIG-L family deacetylase, with product MRPLPSRRAVVAGLVAATAVGCTSRQTGAPPSPLDEKLPAPRAAVHPDDDGRSGTRVLQVLAHPDDDLYFMNPEVQQSLDDNDAVVSVYVNCGESGGRNKVPGGPPPRPDVAAYAGARRQGLRQAYALMATGDARAPWTSMATVLPGGLPVETSILDGHEGVQLVFLGVRQRGPGGRARRQGLPHLWADPDAVTATLVSTGSPVTAPHPVTRRSLIDALVHLLDLHEPTLVRMMDTDPDRQVHDAHHRVHHDQPGYSDHPDHTATALFTQAALAEHLKRRKGAPCAVVSYRGYFNERWPHNLPRRTVSGKVTVLNTYGGTPEGCDFVAGCGDYDVGRNRSRSTGWVQRTSHRHPTAAPRVRLDADGRLTAFAVLSGQAAMWQEEGRDGGTWSRARLLGGDGLLPGLTASLGKDGRWQLYAERIAELGAKARHNRREIVTTTQQRAGGPFGAWVSLGNPEHDPEHGRRVGTPVVATAGDGTTWLFVRNWAKGVSCRRRGTDGRWSAWQDLGGAEVQEGLCAVTDGAGRVHVFGSGRGTVHHWRQEHAKGPVTFAATGLPAPADPPTALLCSDGSLLLAYRAAGSAEPLAHRLPAGARAWRPVRTGLVARGYGALALHAERGGGVLLAARNNAGGTSLATLGTDDVPRWSTVTGTVVGAAALAADASGRTVLARVAPDATLQTVFVPGLTSA from the coding sequence GTGCGCCCCCTGCCCTCCCGTCGTGCCGTCGTCGCCGGTCTCGTCGCCGCCACCGCCGTCGGCTGCACCTCCCGGCAGACCGGCGCACCGCCGTCCCCCCTCGACGAGAAGCTGCCCGCGCCGCGCGCCGCCGTGCACCCCGACGACGACGGCAGGAGCGGCACCAGGGTGCTCCAGGTCCTCGCCCACCCGGACGACGACCTGTACTTCATGAACCCCGAGGTCCAGCAGTCCCTGGACGACAACGACGCCGTCGTCAGCGTCTACGTCAACTGCGGTGAGAGCGGCGGCCGGAACAAGGTCCCCGGCGGCCCCCCGCCGCGCCCCGACGTGGCCGCCTACGCGGGCGCCCGCCGCCAGGGGCTGCGCCAGGCGTACGCGCTCATGGCGACCGGCGACGCGAGGGCCCCGTGGACGTCCATGGCCACTGTGCTGCCCGGCGGTCTGCCCGTGGAGACGAGCATCCTCGACGGCCACGAGGGCGTCCAGCTCGTCTTCCTGGGGGTGCGTCAGCGCGGCCCCGGCGGGCGGGCCCGCCGCCAGGGCCTGCCGCACCTGTGGGCGGACCCGGACGCCGTCACCGCCACCCTGGTGAGCACGGGATCGCCCGTGACCGCCCCGCACCCCGTCACGCGCCGCTCGCTGATCGACGCGCTGGTGCACCTCCTGGACCTCCACGAGCCCACGCTCGTACGGATGATGGACACCGACCCGGACCGGCAGGTGCACGACGCCCACCACCGGGTCCACCACGACCAGCCCGGTTACTCGGACCACCCGGACCACACCGCCACCGCACTGTTCACGCAGGCGGCTCTCGCCGAGCACCTCAAGAGGCGCAAGGGAGCCCCCTGTGCGGTCGTCTCCTACCGCGGCTACTTCAACGAGCGCTGGCCGCACAACCTGCCGAGGCGCACCGTCAGCGGCAAGGTCACCGTCCTGAACACCTACGGAGGCACCCCGGAGGGCTGCGACTTCGTCGCCGGGTGCGGCGACTACGACGTCGGCCGCAACCGCTCCCGGAGCACCGGCTGGGTGCAGCGCACCTCGCACCGGCACCCCACCGCGGCCCCGCGCGTGCGCCTGGACGCCGACGGGCGGCTGACCGCCTTCGCGGTGCTCTCCGGACAGGCCGCCATGTGGCAGGAGGAGGGGCGCGACGGCGGCACCTGGTCCAGGGCGCGGCTCCTGGGCGGCGACGGCCTGCTGCCGGGGCTGACGGCGTCCCTCGGCAAGGACGGGCGCTGGCAGCTGTACGCGGAGCGCATCGCGGAGCTGGGCGCGAAGGCCCGGCACAACCGCCGGGAGATCGTCACCACCACCCAGCAGCGCGCGGGCGGCCCGTTCGGCGCCTGGGTGTCGCTCGGCAACCCCGAGCACGACCCCGAGCACGGCCGCCGCGTGGGCACGCCCGTGGTGGCGACCGCAGGAGACGGCACGACCTGGCTGTTCGTACGGAACTGGGCCAAGGGCGTCTCCTGCCGCCGACGCGGCACCGACGGGCGCTGGAGCGCCTGGCAGGACCTGGGCGGCGCGGAGGTCCAGGAGGGGCTGTGCGCCGTCACCGACGGGGCGGGGCGCGTCCACGTCTTCGGCAGTGGCCGAGGCACGGTGCACCACTGGCGGCAGGAGCACGCCAAGGGACCCGTGACGTTCGCGGCGACCGGGCTTCCGGCACCGGCCGACCCGCCGACCGCCCTGCTGTGCTCCGACGGCTCACTCCTGCTGGCCTACCGCGCGGCAGGCTCCGCCGAGCCGCTGGCGCACCGGCTGCCCGCCGGAGCGAGGGCGTGGAGGCCGGTGCGTACGGGGCTGGTGGCCCGCGGCTACGGGGCGCTCGCGCTGCACGCCGAACGGGGCGGCGGTGTCCTGCTCGCCGCCCGCAACAACGCCGGTGGCACCAGCCTGGCGACCCTGGGCACGGACGACGTCCCGCGCTGGTCCACGGTGACCGGCACGGTGGTGGGGGCCGCGGCGCTGGCGGCCGACGCGTCGGGGCGCACGGTGCTGGCCAGGGTGGCGCCGGACGCGACGCTACAGACGGTGTTCGTGCCGGGGCTCACTTCCGCGTGA
- a CDS encoding M6 family metalloprotease domain-containing protein, whose product MGGSSTGGRHADGRHPRRAPRRALTLAALAALALAAVTSASTPLADPGRASSGPAGKLRAGEAGAVVHTRSQPEGPPGSPEAAEAAAQPCRIAGTRGVQMSEGMPTPSGYTRSTGEVRALNLMIDFSDAPGQGRALDRFQEFAPQTAAWFETSSYGRLRYTPRAPITDWLRMPLPFAGYGIERGAPFEPGYQQLVQDIVAMADPQVDFSAYDLVNILVTPNAGPSALETVLSVTFSGNHEAPVADGVPLANTSFVYSRQDDGSGSYAETGFRVLPHENGHVFGLPDLYTSDGGASVGHWDIMSEDWGANNDLLGWHKWKLGWLDARQIGCAVGPGPTELTLAPLASPTGGRKLAFVPLSDTSGYAVEVRTRAGNDEAVCKPGVLIYRVDADVDTGQGPITVADSERDSGGCTRRPNVHLELSDAPYEPGTSFTDRERRVRIDVLDQDESGNHRVRITRK is encoded by the coding sequence ATGGGCGGCAGCTCCACGGGCGGCCGCCACGCCGACGGCCGCCACCCCCGCAGGGCCCCGCGCCGCGCGCTCACCCTCGCCGCCCTGGCGGCCCTCGCCCTCGCCGCCGTGACGTCCGCGAGCACCCCCCTGGCGGACCCCGGCCGGGCCTCCTCGGGACCGGCCGGAAAACTCCGCGCGGGCGAGGCGGGGGCCGTCGTACACACGCGGTCGCAGCCCGAGGGGCCGCCCGGCTCCCCCGAGGCCGCCGAGGCCGCCGCGCAGCCGTGCCGGATCGCGGGCACCCGGGGCGTGCAGATGTCCGAGGGCATGCCCACCCCGTCCGGATACACCCGCTCGACCGGCGAGGTCCGCGCCCTCAACCTGATGATCGACTTCTCGGACGCACCGGGACAGGGACGCGCCCTCGACCGTTTCCAGGAGTTCGCCCCGCAGACCGCCGCCTGGTTCGAGACCAGCAGTTACGGGCGGCTGCGGTACACCCCCCGGGCGCCGATCACCGACTGGCTGCGGATGCCGCTGCCGTTCGCCGGGTACGGGATAGAGCGCGGGGCGCCCTTCGAGCCCGGCTACCAGCAGCTCGTACAGGACATCGTCGCCATGGCGGACCCTCAGGTGGACTTCTCCGCCTACGACTTGGTGAACATCCTGGTCACCCCGAACGCGGGCCCCTCCGCCCTGGAGACCGTCCTGTCGGTGACCTTCTCCGGCAACCACGAGGCCCCCGTCGCGGACGGCGTCCCGCTCGCCAACACCTCGTTCGTCTACAGCCGCCAGGACGACGGCTCCGGTTCGTACGCGGAGACGGGCTTCCGGGTGCTCCCCCACGAGAACGGCCACGTCTTCGGACTGCCCGACCTCTACACCAGCGACGGCGGGGCGTCCGTCGGGCACTGGGACATCATGTCCGAGGACTGGGGGGCCAACAACGACCTCCTGGGCTGGCACAAGTGGAAGCTGGGCTGGCTGGACGCCCGCCAGATCGGGTGCGCCGTCGGCCCCGGGCCCACCGAGCTGACCCTGGCCCCGCTGGCCTCGCCCACCGGCGGCCGCAAGCTCGCGTTCGTGCCGCTCAGCGACACGTCGGGGTACGCGGTCGAGGTGCGCACCCGCGCCGGGAACGACGAGGCGGTCTGCAAGCCGGGGGTGCTGATCTACCGGGTGGACGCCGACGTGGACACCGGCCAGGGTCCCATCACCGTCGCCGACAGCGAACGCGACAGCGGCGGCTGCACCCGCCGCCCCAACGTCCACCTGGAGCTCTCCGACGCCCCCTACGAACCCGGTACGTCCTTCACCGACAGGGAGCGCCGGGTACGCATCGACGTCCTCGACCAGGACGAGTCGGGGAACCACCGGGTGCGCATCACCCGGAAGTGA
- a CDS encoding TetR/AcrR family transcriptional regulator has translation MSSGTEAPAARSRVPRPRADALRNRERIVAAAREMFVEHGPDVPLDEIARRAVIGNATLYRHFPDRKDLIHDVVLSVLSRVAERAEEAVLDVAEERGDAFGALRRFVHEAADERIGALCPMLSEGFDKNHADLLAGSERLEMAVEDLMGRARKAGRLRADVAVGDLMVALSQLTRPLPGSACVNFDQFVHRHLQLFLDGLEAPARSELPGSAATLEDLRRPQ, from the coding sequence GTGTCGAGCGGAACCGAAGCACCCGCCGCGCGCAGCCGCGTCCCGCGTCCGCGCGCGGACGCCCTGCGCAACAGGGAGCGGATCGTCGCGGCGGCCCGCGAGATGTTCGTCGAGCACGGTCCTGACGTCCCGCTCGACGAGATCGCCCGCCGCGCGGTGATCGGCAACGCCACCCTCTACCGGCACTTTCCGGACCGTAAGGACCTCATCCACGACGTCGTGCTGTCCGTGCTGTCCCGGGTCGCCGAGCGCGCCGAGGAAGCCGTCCTCGACGTCGCGGAGGAGCGCGGAGACGCCTTCGGGGCCTTGCGCCGCTTCGTGCACGAGGCCGCCGACGAGCGGATCGGGGCTCTGTGCCCCATGCTGTCCGAGGGCTTCGACAAGAACCACGCGGACCTCCTCGCCGGAAGCGAGCGTCTCGAAATGGCGGTCGAGGACCTCATGGGCCGGGCCCGCAAGGCCGGTCGTCTCCGCGCCGACGTCGCCGTCGGAGACCTCATGGTGGCGCTCTCCCAGCTCACCCGCCCGCTGCCCGGCAGCGCCTGCGTGAACTTCGACCAGTTCGTCCACCGTCATCTGCAGCTGTTCCTCGACGGGCTAGAAGCGCCCGCACGCTCCGAACTGCCGGGCAGCGCGGCGACCCTGGAAGACCTCCGCCGACCCCAGTGA